A DNA window from Vigna unguiculata cultivar IT97K-499-35 chromosome 10, ASM411807v1, whole genome shotgun sequence contains the following coding sequences:
- the LOC114166049 gene encoding abscisic acid receptor PYL4-like, with the protein MPSNPPMSSLLLHLFNHTDSAATAAAADCHDTLPVKPFATVPDAVADYHTHAVSENQCCSAVVQEISASVSTVWSVVRRFDNPQAYKHFVKSCHVIGGDGDVGTLREVHVISGLPAARSTERLEILDDERHVISFSVVGGDHRLSNYRSVTTLHPAAAGSGTVVVESFVVDVPPGNTPEDTRVFVDTIVRCNLQSLAQTSENLTPQNNDNINTDTNDYKFSS; encoded by the coding sequence ATGCCATCAAACCCACCCATGTCTTCTCTTCTACTCCACCTGTTCAACCACACCGACTCCGCCGCCACTGCCGCCGCCGCAGACTGTCATGACACCCTCCCCGTGAAGCCCTTTGCTACGGTGCCTGACGCCGTGGCAGATTACCACACTCACGCGGTGTCGGAAAACCAGTGCTGTTCGGCGGTGGTGCAGGAGATCTCCGCCTCTGTGTCCACCGTGTGGTCCGTCGTGCGGCGCTTCGACAACCCACAGGCCTACAAGCACTTCGTGAAGAGTTGCCACGTCATCGGAGGAGACGGCGACGTCGGGACACTCCGGGAAGTCCACGTCATCTCCGGCCTTCCCGCAGCGCGGAGCACCGAGCGCCTCGAGATCCTCGACGACGAGCGCCACGTCATCAGCTTCAGCGTCGTCGGCGGGGACCACCGCCTCTCCAACTACCGCTCCGTCACCACCCTCCACCCTGCTGCTGCCGGTTCCGGCACGGTGGTTGTAGAGTCTTTCGTGGTGGACGTGCCACCTGGGAACACGCCCGAAGACACGCGCGTGTTCGTCGACACAATAGTAAGGTGCAATCTTCAGTCACTTGCGCAAACCTCGGAGAACTTAACGCCACAAAACAACGACAACATCAACACCGACACCAACGATTACAAGTTCAGTTCCTga